One window of the Pseudomonas knackmussii B13 genome contains the following:
- a CDS encoding ArnT family glycosyltransferase → MKLFRTERVALALLLGVSALILLCGLGAREVWGPEARWADIALQMLQSHDYFDPYLMGGAYYDKPLLSYWLITAPASLFGLNHWTLRLSSVLAAWASIWLVYLLGEQLFRKGTGLIAGWLLATTFYFAFWARVATADLVTVCGILAALLLYWRNPEDTRFSRYLGFWLLLTLTSLFKGLIGFVLPALVLLPHLLGEGRWRKHCNLRFLAALLVSAVVYFIPFLLSHLYGQPTYGESGLYLVFRENVVRFFHPYDNFGPIYTYLIYLPVYTLPWAPFWMAGLWLALRTWKGLEPNVRWLVWALGLLFLFFTASGSRRSYYVLPLVPFAQLLAAWWIVRRLEARQSAGRGWAWAFGGVAILLLLVLGVIYPWSNGGGGVITFADQVRSQATRQAPWPQWQVVIVDGDNKLPMYLQGTSEPFFYVHDSADYPREGDSAAFFAWLERYSGRHWDPLRTVVIGYYPKPERMPLAYLAADHQRLLTPQTNGARLFKQHEGGSVAYIPADSVSRADAPSAP, encoded by the coding sequence ATGAAGTTGTTCCGTACGGAGCGTGTCGCCCTGGCGCTGCTGCTGGGCGTGTCGGCGCTGATCCTGCTTTGCGGCCTGGGCGCGCGCGAGGTCTGGGGGCCGGAGGCGCGCTGGGCCGATATCGCCCTGCAGATGCTGCAATCGCACGACTACTTCGACCCCTACCTCATGGGTGGGGCCTATTACGACAAGCCGCTGCTGTCGTACTGGCTGATCACCGCGCCGGCCAGCCTGTTCGGCCTGAATCACTGGACCCTGCGGCTGAGCTCCGTGCTCGCCGCCTGGGCGAGCATCTGGCTGGTCTATCTGCTCGGCGAGCAGCTGTTCCGCAAAGGCACCGGGCTGATCGCCGGCTGGCTGCTGGCAACCACTTTCTACTTCGCCTTCTGGGCGCGGGTGGCGACCGCCGACCTGGTCACCGTGTGCGGCATCCTCGCTGCGCTGCTGTTGTACTGGCGCAACCCCGAAGACACGCGCTTCAGCCGTTATCTCGGCTTCTGGCTGCTGCTCACCCTGACTTCGCTGTTCAAGGGCCTGATCGGCTTCGTGCTACCGGCCCTGGTGTTGCTGCCGCACCTGCTGGGCGAAGGGCGCTGGCGCAAGCACTGCAACCTGCGTTTCCTGGCCGCGCTGCTGGTTTCCGCGGTCGTGTACTTCATTCCCTTCCTGCTGTCGCACCTGTATGGCCAGCCGACCTATGGCGAAAGCGGCCTGTACCTGGTGTTCCGCGAGAACGTGGTGCGTTTCTTCCACCCCTACGACAACTTCGGGCCCATCTACACGTACCTGATCTACCTGCCGGTCTACACCTTGCCCTGGGCGCCGTTCTGGATGGCCGGACTGTGGCTGGCGCTGCGCACCTGGAAGGGGCTGGAGCCGAACGTGCGCTGGCTGGTCTGGGCACTCGGCCTGCTGTTCCTGTTCTTCACCGCCAGCGGCAGCCGGCGCAGCTACTACGTGTTGCCGCTGGTGCCATTCGCCCAGCTGCTGGCGGCCTGGTGGATCGTCCGGCGTCTTGAGGCGCGGCAGTCTGCCGGCCGCGGTTGGGCGTGGGCCTTCGGTGGGGTGGCGATTCTTCTGCTGCTGGTGCTTGGGGTGATCTACCCCTGGAGCAACGGTGGAGGCGGGGTGATCACCTTCGCCGATCAGGTGCGTAGCCAGGCAACGCGGCAGGCGCCTTGGCCACAATGGCAGGTGGTGATCGTCGATGGCGACAACAAGCTGCCGATGTACCTGCAGGGCACGAGCGAGCCGTTCTTCTATGTACACGACAGCGCCGATTACCCGCGCGAGGGCGACAGCGCCGCGTTTTTCGCCTGGCTGGAGCGCTACAGCGGTCGTCACTGGGACCCGCTGCGCACCGTGGTGATCGGCTATTACCCGAAGCCGGAGAGGATGCCGCTGGCTTACCTTGCGGCCGACCACCAGCGCCTGCTCACCCCGCAGACCAACGGCGCGCGGCTGTTCAAGCAGCACGAGGGCGGCAGTGTCGCCTACATCCCAGCGGATTCGGTCAGCCGCGCAGACGCGCCGTCAGCCCCTTGA
- a CDS encoding DUF1456 family protein, whose protein sequence is MLNNDILRSLRYSLDIGDGEVAAIAQLAGQALTAPEVADLLRRDDEAGYRECPDEILTRFLDGLIIHRRGRDESRPLPPLELPLNNNLILKKLRVAFELRDNDLLAVLDAAGLIMTKGELNALFRAPGHDNYRPCGDQILRNFLKGLTARLRG, encoded by the coding sequence ATGCTGAACAACGACATCCTGCGCAGCCTGCGCTACAGCCTCGACATCGGCGATGGCGAAGTCGCCGCCATCGCCCAGCTCGCCGGCCAGGCGCTGACCGCCCCGGAAGTCGCCGACCTGCTGCGCCGCGACGACGAGGCCGGCTACCGCGAGTGCCCGGACGAGATCCTGACGCGCTTCCTCGACGGCCTGATCATCCATCGCCGTGGCCGCGACGAAAGCCGTCCGCTGCCGCCACTGGAACTGCCGCTAAACAACAACCTGATCCTCAAGAAACTGCGCGTCGCCTTCGAGCTGCGCGACAACGACCTGCTGGCGGTCCTGGACGCCGCCGGGCTGATCATGACCAAGGGCGAACTCAACGCACTGTTCCGCGCCCCCGGCCACGACAATTACCGCCCGTGCGGCGACCAGATCCTGCGCAACTTCCTCAAGGGGCTGACGGCGCGTCTGCGCGGCTGA